The Halomicrobium zhouii region CACGGCCTTGATTTTAAATATTAACACGGAACCAATCTGGCCTGTGACGGTCGTCCGGAACATCCAGGTCAAGCTCGACGTGCCAGCGGACGCGCATAGCAGTCTCGATGCCACGTTCGAGCAATTCCGCCACGCAGCACAGTACGTGGTGGACTACGGCTGGGCCGGCGACCCCACCGAGATCGTCACCAATCAAAACGACCTTAACGCGGCTACCTACGACGAGGTACGTACGCAGACTGCTCTCCACTCGAATCACGTCCAATCGGCGCGACGGCTCGCCACCGACGCCCTCGACAACTACCAAAGTCGGATTTTCGACGGTGGCGCAGCGAGTAAACCGACGTTCCGTGGCACGGCCGTCGTGTACGGCTCTCGTACGATCACGTACAACGACGACCACTGCACTCTCGCCACTGTCGACGGGCGGATTCGTGCCAACTACGTCACTCCAGACGACCCTGACAGCACGCCATTCGAGGACTACTGGGACAGAAACGAGTGGGAACGCAAGGAAGCTACACTGCACAAGCGTGACGGCGCATACTATCTCCACGTAGCCGTTGCAAAAGAGCCTGACACCGACCCATCGACAGTCGAGAACGGAGCGGTTCTTGGCGTTGATCTTAACGTGGATGGTTCCCTCGCCGTCACCAGCACAGGCCGGTTCCTCGGCAACGCAGACTTCCTCAACCACAAACGAGACGAGTACGAACGACGACGAAGCAGCCTCCAGCAGACAGGCACTCGGTCAGCTCATCTCACGATTCTGCGTAGTGGGAGTAGATTTGCCCACTGGAGTGAAGACTATCTGCACCGTGTATCGAAAGTCATCGTGCACGAAGCCCGCCGACACGACTGCGCTGCCATCGCGTTCGAAGACCTGGAGAACATCCGCGACCGCATCTCGAACGCGTCGAAGTTCCAGCAATGGGCGTTCCGCATGATTCAAGAGTTCACTGAGTACAAGGCCGAAGAACACGGCGTTCTCGTTGAGACCGTGGATCCAGCGTACACGAGTCAGCGGTGCAGTCACTCCGCGTGCGGGTTCATAGATCGAGGCAATCGTGATGGCGACGAGTTCGAGTGTCTTCACTGTGGAAAGCAACTCCACGCCGATTACAATGCCGCCCGAAACATCGGATGGCGACTTGTCCAGCACTGGCTCACGTCTGGTGCTGGACGGGCCAACTGTCAGGTGGCCCTGAAGTCAGGGATGCTGAACGCGAACGGTGAGTTTACACCTGCCATGAGCAATGGCCAGAGCGGGAGTCCACTGACAAGCCCACCCCTGTAGGGGTGGGTTCCTGACCACGTACGACGTCGTCGACGCGGTGCGGTCGTACGCCGTCACCGGGGGGACGCCGATGTACCTCTCGCTGTTCGACTACACCGAGTCGCTGGCCGAGAACGTTCGGTCACAGGTGCTCTCACCGACGGCCGTCCTCTACGACGAACCCGAATTCCTGCTGCGGACCGAGTTACAGAGCCCGTCCCGGTACATGAGTATCCTCGAGGCGATCGCGACCGGGCACACGACGCCGAACGAGATTTCCGGTGCGACGGGGGTCGACCAGGGGCCGCTCTCGAAGTACCTCCAGACGCTCCGCCGATTGCGACTCGTCGACCGGGAGGTCCCGGTCACGGCCTCGGCGAAACAGTCGAAACGCTCGCTGTACCGGGTCGCCGACGAGTTCCTCCGCTTCTGGTTCCGCTACGTCGAGCCGAATCGTTCGGGTATCGAAGAGGCGCCCGACGTCGTGTTCGACGGGACGATCGAGCCCGATCTCCCGAATCACGTCGCGACGACGTTCGAAGACGTCTGTACCGAGGCGGTCTGGGCGGGGATTCGAAGTGGTGAGTTCGACCCTTACTCCGAGGTCGGCCGGTGGTGGTACGGCGGAGACGAGGTCGACGTCGTCGCGCTTGCCCCGAACGACGACCGGATCCTGCTTGCCGAGTGTAAGTGGACTGCCGACCCGGTCGGCCACGGACTGGTCGACGACCTGCGAGCGAAGGCGGACAGCGTCCGATGGGGGCCGGACGACCGGACAGAACGCTTCGCGCTCTTCTCGAAGAGCGGCTTCGTCGACGGGCTCGAAGCCGACCTCGAGGACGAGTGGTCGCTGTACGATATGGACGACCTCGACGAAATTCTCACACCCGAGGAGTGAGCTCCCTGGAGGACTGAATGGGCGAGATGCAAGGGAAGATGGAGTTCGCTGCTGAGTCATATCATCTCTTGCAATAGCTGGCCTGGATGAGAAAGAGCGACGGAATATCACTTATTCGTTGCATACGAATTTTTAAATGCAAACAAGGGGCTGGTAAAGGGGCACAGCTTGCATTCACTCCCGCCAAATTCATGTGGCTTGCCGAGAGAAGGTAATTGCGTACATGAGCGCAGAGGAAATAGAAGACATGGCACCGGGCGAGCTAATCTCGTACGGCAGAGAGTCGTACTACAGGCCAGACCCGCTGCCACCCTCGCGCGACCTCGCGTTAGATACGGACTTCTACGATCTACTCACTGACGCCACGTTCTGGCTCGGGAAGCTCAGCGGCGTGAGTCTGGAACTCGACTTCCCACCCGTCCTCTATACGTCGCTCCTCCGGAAGGAGGCGATGGAGTCGGCCGAGATCGAAGGTGCAGATATCGACTATAACGCGCTCTATAGCCTCGAAACGCGCAGGTTCGACGAACGGTCCGACGGAGCTGTCACCGGAGCTGCAACGAGTGAAGCGGAGACCAAGGACACGCAGGAGGTCCTC contains the following coding sequences:
- a CDS encoding RNA-guided endonuclease InsQ/TnpB family protein — translated: MTVVRNIQVKLDVPADAHSSLDATFEQFRHAAQYVVDYGWAGDPTEIVTNQNDLNAATYDEVRTQTALHSNHVQSARRLATDALDNYQSRIFDGGAASKPTFRGTAVVYGSRTITYNDDHCTLATVDGRIRANYVTPDDPDSTPFEDYWDRNEWERKEATLHKRDGAYYLHVAVAKEPDTDPSTVENGAVLGVDLNVDGSLAVTSTGRFLGNADFLNHKRDEYERRRSSLQQTGTRSAHLTILRSGSRFAHWSEDYLHRVSKVIVHEARRHDCAAIAFEDLENIRDRISNASKFQQWAFRMIQEFTEYKAEEHGVLVETVDPAYTSQRCSHSACGFIDRGNRDGDEFECLHCGKQLHADYNAARNIGWRLVQHWLTSGAGRANCQVALKSGMLNANGEFTPAMSNGQSGSPLTSPPL